Proteins encoded by one window of Microcoleus sp. FACHB-68:
- a CDS encoding calcium-binding protein, whose product MADLFGDNSNNRLEGSAQPDLVRGFQGDDILYGQDGNDYIEAAEGNDNVFGGENNDTLIGFDGDDYFEGNPGDDWVFGNQGNDVIYGGTGSDILLCGQGDDQVYGEDGNDYLNGNIGNDDIEGGAGNDTLYGGQNDDFLYGASGNDLLSGDFGNDFMSGEDGEDTLIAGFGQDDMNGGNGNDLFLFATGTGYDLIEDFQVGRDRIGLTNGLTVRDLTIATSPTDSRDSVIQVTRTGEYLAVIYRVSASDLDSSDFQVF is encoded by the coding sequence ATGGCAGATTTATTTGGAGATAATAGCAACAACCGGCTCGAAGGCAGCGCCCAACCTGACTTGGTTCGCGGCTTTCAAGGCGATGATATCCTCTACGGGCAGGATGGCAATGATTACATTGAGGCGGCTGAAGGTAATGATAACGTATTCGGCGGAGAAAATAACGATACCTTAATCGGCTTTGATGGAGACGATTATTTTGAAGGCAATCCGGGTGATGATTGGGTGTTTGGGAATCAGGGAAATGATGTAATTTATGGCGGCACCGGCAGCGATATTCTCCTGTGCGGTCAAGGAGATGATCAGGTTTATGGAGAGGACGGCAACGACTATCTCAATGGCAATATCGGCAACGATGATATTGAGGGCGGTGCCGGCAATGATACTTTGTACGGCGGTCAAAATGATGATTTTCTTTACGGGGCATCCGGTAATGATCTGCTATCCGGCGATTTCGGCAATGACTTTATGAGCGGTGAAGATGGTGAAGACACGCTGATTGCCGGCTTTGGTCAAGATGATATGAATGGAGGCAACGGTAATGATCTATTTTTATTTGCAACTGGCACGGGTTACGATTTAATTGAAGACTTTCAGGTTGGGCGAGATCGGATTGGGTTAACCAATGGTTTAACTGTTAGGGATTTAACGATTGCGACCAGCCCCACGGATTCAAGAGATTCTGTAATTCAAGTTACCAGAACCGGCGAGTATTTAGCGGTTATCTACCGAGTGAGTGCTTCAGACCTTGATTCGTCTGATTTTCAGGTTTTTTAA
- a CDS encoding alpha/beta hydrolase has protein sequence MSVLEGSWTHEYITTNGVKLHYVTQGEGRLMLMLHGFPEFWYSWRHQIPEFAKNYKVVAVDLRGYNDSDKPKEQSAYMMEEFIKDVKGIITNLGYETCILAGHDWGGAIAWSFAYAHPEMVEKLIILNLPHPAKFAQGFMTPQQLLKSSYVFFFQLPGLPESLLQWNDYQAIGTALTGMAVNKSTFSPADIEAYKNAAAKRGALTAMLNYYRNAFQGFFKPQKWGILEVPTLMIWGEKDTALGKELTYGTEAYVRNFQIHYIPNCSHWVQQEQPQLVNQYMREFLSQN, from the coding sequence ATGTCTGTATTAGAAGGTTCTTGGACGCACGAATATATCACCACGAATGGGGTGAAACTTCATTATGTCACCCAAGGGGAAGGCCGGCTAATGCTGATGCTGCACGGATTTCCAGAGTTTTGGTACTCTTGGCGGCATCAAATTCCAGAATTTGCCAAAAATTATAAAGTGGTTGCCGTTGATTTGCGCGGCTACAACGACAGCGACAAACCAAAAGAACAGTCCGCTTATATGATGGAGGAATTTATTAAGGATGTGAAGGGAATTATCACAAATTTAGGTTATGAAACCTGCATTCTTGCTGGACATGATTGGGGAGGGGCAATCGCCTGGAGTTTTGCCTACGCACATCCAGAAATGGTGGAAAAATTGATTATTCTCAATCTTCCCCATCCAGCAAAATTTGCTCAAGGATTCATGACTCCCCAACAATTACTGAAGAGTTCCTATGTGTTTTTCTTCCAACTGCCGGGGTTACCGGAATCGTTGTTGCAGTGGAACGATTATCAAGCGATTGGCACGGCTTTAACAGGTATGGCGGTGAATAAAAGCACGTTTTCCCCGGCAGATATTGAAGCTTACAAAAATGCTGCCGCCAAGCGGGGTGCGCTAACTGCCATGCTCAACTACTACCGCAACGCTTTTCAGGGCTTTTTCAAACCGCAGAAATGGGGAATTTTGGAAGTTCCAACCCTAATGATTTGGGGTGAAAAGGATACCGCACTAGGTAAGGAATTAACTTACGGCACAGAAGCTTATGTGCGAAATTTTCAAATCCACTATATTCCCAATTGCAGCCACTGGGTGCAGCAGGAGCAACCGCAGTTGGTGAATCAGTATATGCGTGAGTTTTTGAGCCAGAATTGA
- a CDS encoding anthranilate phosphoribosyltransferase family protein, whose product MSNAFRELLRKVGSGNHTGKNLSREEAAAATRMMLLEEATPAQIGAFLIAHRIKRPTGEELAGMLDAYSELGQTLQPAGFSRPVTVLGCPYDGHDRYAPVTPITALILAAAGVPVVLHGGDRMPTKEGIPLIEIWQGLGVNWDRLDIGQTQHVFEKTLLGFVYLPNHFPHAYQMVPYRSQIGKRPPFSTLELIWCPYAGEAHIVAGFVHPPTEGMFQDALALRGIQRFTTVKGLEGSCNLPRDRTAIIGIQEPNVPFERILLPPRDYGFDGSDLPFESNAQLVEQMQAVLHGKPSELMQSAIWNGGFYLWRCGVCADMPAGIAEAEAMLTKGDVAEKLAEITKAVSSVQLTPQV is encoded by the coding sequence ATGAGCAACGCATTTAGGGAATTACTGCGGAAAGTAGGCAGTGGCAACCACACCGGCAAAAATTTAAGCCGTGAAGAGGCAGCCGCCGCAACGAGGATGATGTTGCTAGAAGAAGCAACGCCGGCGCAGATTGGGGCATTTTTAATCGCCCACCGGATCAAGCGCCCCACCGGCGAGGAATTGGCGGGGATGCTGGATGCTTATAGTGAACTCGGACAAACATTGCAACCTGCCGGTTTTAGCCGCCCTGTAACGGTTTTAGGCTGTCCTTATGATGGGCACGATCGCTACGCGCCGGTGACTCCGATAACAGCTTTAATCTTAGCGGCGGCTGGGGTGCCGGTGGTGCTACATGGCGGCGATCGGATGCCAACTAAAGAAGGCATTCCTCTGATTGAAATTTGGCAAGGTTTGGGCGTTAATTGGGATCGTCTAGATATCGGGCAAACTCAGCACGTCTTTGAGAAAACGCTACTAGGATTTGTTTATCTACCGAACCATTTTCCCCACGCTTATCAAATGGTTCCTTACCGTTCCCAAATTGGCAAACGTCCCCCCTTCTCGACGCTGGAGTTGATTTGGTGCCCCTATGCCGGCGAGGCTCATATTGTTGCAGGATTTGTCCACCCCCCCACAGAAGGAATGTTTCAAGACGCTTTAGCGTTGCGAGGCATCCAGCGGTTTACAACCGTGAAGGGATTAGAAGGCAGTTGTAATTTACCCCGCGATCGCACGGCAATTATTGGCATCCAAGAACCCAATGTACCTTTTGAGCGCATCCTTCTGCCTCCCCGTGATTATGGTTTTGATGGCAGTGATCTGCCTTTTGAGTCTAATGCTCAGCTTGTGGAACAGATGCAGGCAGTTTTGCACGGAAAACCTTCTGAATTAATGCAGTCTGCGATTTGGAATGGTGGGTTTTATTTGTGGCGTTGTGGTGTGTGTGCAGATATGCCGGCGGGAATTGCTGAGGCTGAAGCAATGCTGACAAAAGGTGATGTTGCTGAGAAATTAGCGGAAATTACCAAAGCGGTTTCTTCTGTGCAACTGACTCCGCAAGTTTGA
- a CDS encoding LysR family transcriptional regulator, whose protein sequence is MRLEQLQAFLAVAETGSFQQAARKCGVTQSTISRQVQALEADLGLPLFHRTAQAKLTLGGERFFPHARKICQEWDNATQELADLLAGKQPELCVAAIHSVCAYSLPPVLQKFGQDYPDVQLRVTSLGSDRALKVLKDGLVDIAIVMNNRFLTASPDLMVDVLYNEPLEILMAGDHPLTQYEAVPWKELGRYPQVLFKDGYGMQRLVQEQFERRGMKLQTALELNTLDAFRGVVRQGEMIALLPKSALIEALSDSSLAIRSIETDAKGLGEPALTRQVVLVTSRDRLQIPPIQRFYELVHELVPANFNQLPGKKQSTPTQPVQVA, encoded by the coding sequence ATGCGGTTAGAGCAGTTGCAAGCCTTCTTAGCAGTCGCTGAAACCGGCAGCTTTCAGCAAGCAGCCCGAAAGTGCGGCGTCACCCAATCAACCATCAGCCGGCAAGTCCAGGCGCTAGAAGCCGACTTGGGTTTGCCGTTGTTTCACCGAACAGCGCAGGCTAAGCTGACTCTAGGAGGCGAACGCTTCTTCCCTCACGCCCGCAAAATTTGTCAGGAGTGGGACAATGCCACGCAAGAATTAGCGGATTTACTGGCAGGGAAACAGCCAGAACTTTGCGTTGCCGCCATTCACTCGGTGTGCGCCTACAGCTTGCCGCCGGTGTTGCAAAAATTTGGTCAAGATTATCCAGATGTGCAGTTGCGGGTGACTTCCCTCGGCAGTGATCGCGCCTTGAAAGTTCTCAAAGATGGACTGGTGGATATTGCGATCGTCATGAATAACCGCTTTTTAACGGCGAGTCCGGATCTGATGGTGGATGTGCTCTACAACGAACCGCTAGAGATATTAATGGCAGGGGATCATCCCCTGACTCAGTATGAAGCGGTTCCTTGGAAAGAATTAGGGCGTTACCCGCAAGTGCTGTTTAAAGATGGTTATGGAATGCAGCGCCTTGTGCAAGAACAATTTGAACGGCGGGGAATGAAGTTACAAACAGCGTTGGAGTTAAACACGCTGGATGCTTTCCGAGGCGTGGTGCGTCAGGGAGAAATGATTGCGCTCTTACCTAAGTCTGCCCTAATTGAGGCGCTGAGCGATTCGAGTCTTGCAATTCGCTCGATTGAAACCGACGCAAAGGGGCTTGGTGAGCCGGCTTTAACGCGTCAGGTGGTTCTGGTTACTTCTCGCGATCGGCTGCAAATTCCGCCAATTCAGCGCTTCTATGAACTGGTGCATGAATTAGTGCCGGCGAATTTTAACCAATTACCGGGAAAAAAGCAGTCAACCCCGACACAACCCGTTCAAGTCGCATAA
- a CDS encoding PAS domain S-box protein, with translation MDLPQVFEPAQPHQTVKISQPAEVQLQPKRIELLLRRNNEFIKQVQQRTAQAQANFRQIQQQSQKLKRQAQQIRMSECISKAIRQQVPLDEILQTTANQLQKALEVSRCLIFWPDSRTQMVTCQRLESTVQPESLAGNPCNFSRNYHQTLAQDEPVILPHIDATVAPALQQSADECGIRAILIVPLSGQQSYLGEIALHQCDREREWNIDEVEFVKLIAERCALAIEQVQLSEQVQAEKRERQRVEKSLQQSEAKYRSIFENAIEGIFQTTPEGGYISANPSLAGIYGYNSPAELIANLTDIGRQLYVNPTRRDEFMALIQEHGSVSEFESQVYRADGSIIWISENAHAVRNSAGTLLYCEGTALNISKRKQAELALKEQQEFLRHVIDTNPNLIFVKDWEGKFTLVNQALADIYGTTVEDLIGKKDADFNPNTVEVEAFLAADQEVMSALQPKMIPKEIVRSPNGEVRCFQTIKTPLLSPDGQARHILAVCNDITERQQTEKALQESKQMLQLVMDNIPQLIFWKDRNSVYLGCNRNFARAAGVSTPEEIVGKTDYDLAWKKEESDWFRECDARVMETDTPEFHIIETQRQADGKESWADTNKIPLHDSAGNVVGIIGTYEDVTLIKQAEEALQKVNQALEMRVQERTAELSEANEQLRREIAEKLQVEEALRESEDRFRNLIETTSDWVWEIDENAVYTYASPKVRDLLGYEPEEVLGKTPFDLMASEEAFRVSTILGPMVATQQPLVCVENTNIHKDGRQVILETSGAPVFDADGVFRGYRGMARDITDRKQAEAALRESEERYRLMADHATDMIGRHTPEGVYLYTSPACRTLLGYEPDELVGHSAYEFFHPEDVPVIQTCQSNILEQPDTYTVTYRIRRKDNRYIWFESTGRSVRNPDTDEVEALVTVSRNVTERKEAEEALREGELRLRLALNAAQMGAWDWDIEAGKITWSQKTESIFGFARGAFSGTWEAYFHRIHPEDRQYLSEAISRSLEEGKSYDVEHRILWPDGSVHWVAAKGYVLRHPTGRPLGMSGVVMDITERKQAEEALQRQLAAVEAAMDGIAILNSESQYIYLNEAHVKIFGYDRASELAGKTWQQVYYPDEIQRFESDILPGLWQKGSWQGEATGKKRDGTTFLADVSLTVIADGGLICVCRDISERKQVEEILKVQERAIAASSNGIAISDARLPDMPLIYVNPAFERMTGYSAAEVIGQNCRFLQGNETDQVGLKQLRRALKEGKECSVVLRNYRKDGSLFWNELNLAPIYDDRGTLTHFIGIETDITERKQAEEALKAAKDQLRAVLDAVPGFVSWISSDLQYLGVNRHLAAYFNVSPEAFAGQELGFFEGGLEFGEFMREFFAGSKLAANQVIDAQVNGSRQSYLIAAQKYQEGAAAVSVAIDITERQQAQEQLKASLKEKEVLLKEIHHRVKNNLQIISSLLKLQSSYLKDPEAQALFKDSYNRVRSMALIHEKLYRSSDLAKIDLADYIRNLLGNLFSSYGISSQAIELKLKVDNISLDVDTAIPCGLIINELVSNSIKYAFTSDLGGKICVEFSLNKANDYILLVSDNGVGLPSDFDLEQTDSLGLQLVFNLAEQLGGTINLKTDRGTEFQIQFGKH, from the coding sequence ATGGACTTGCCACAAGTTTTTGAGCCGGCGCAACCGCACCAAACTGTAAAAATATCTCAGCCTGCCGAGGTTCAACTTCAACCCAAAAGAATTGAACTGCTGTTGCGCCGCAACAACGAATTCATAAAACAGGTGCAACAGCGCACAGCGCAAGCCCAAGCAAACTTTCGGCAAATTCAACAACAATCTCAAAAACTAAAGCGACAAGCCCAGCAGATCCGGATGAGTGAGTGTATTAGCAAAGCGATTCGCCAGCAAGTGCCATTAGATGAGATTTTGCAAACAACCGCCAACCAACTGCAAAAAGCGCTTGAAGTTAGCCGCTGTCTGATTTTTTGGCCAGATTCTCGCACTCAGATGGTGACTTGCCAGAGGTTAGAAAGTACAGTCCAACCAGAAAGTCTTGCCGGCAACCCGTGTAATTTTTCTAGAAATTATCACCAAACTTTAGCGCAAGATGAACCCGTCATTTTGCCGCACATTGATGCCACTGTCGCGCCGGCACTTCAGCAATCCGCTGACGAGTGTGGCATTCGCGCCATTTTGATTGTGCCATTGAGCGGGCAGCAATCTTATCTCGGTGAAATCGCCCTGCATCAGTGTGATCGGGAACGAGAATGGAATATAGATGAAGTAGAATTTGTCAAGTTAATTGCTGAGCGATGTGCCCTCGCCATCGAGCAAGTCCAACTCAGTGAGCAGGTGCAAGCCGAAAAACGGGAGAGACAACGGGTGGAAAAGTCTTTGCAACAAAGCGAAGCCAAATATCGTAGCATCTTCGAGAATGCCATTGAAGGCATCTTCCAAACCACACCGGAAGGAGGCTACATCAGCGCCAATCCTAGCCTAGCCGGCATTTATGGCTACAACTCGCCGGCAGAACTCATTGCTAACCTCACAGACATTGGACGGCAGCTATATGTCAATCCAACGCGACGCGATGAGTTCATGGCACTCATACAAGAACACGGGAGTGTATCCGAGTTTGAGTCTCAAGTTTATCGGGCTGATGGCAGCATCATTTGGATTTCCGAGAACGCCCACGCAGTAAGGAATTCCGCCGGCACACTGCTTTACTGCGAAGGGACTGCCCTGAATATTAGTAAGCGCAAGCAGGCGGAGTTGGCTTTAAAAGAACAACAAGAGTTTCTGCGTCATGTCATTGATACCAACCCCAATTTGATTTTTGTTAAAGATTGGGAAGGAAAGTTTACTTTAGTTAACCAAGCGCTTGCCGATATTTATGGAACAACGGTTGAAGATTTAATTGGCAAGAAAGATGCAGATTTTAATCCAAATACCGTAGAAGTTGAAGCGTTTTTGGCTGCCGATCAAGAAGTTATGAGCGCATTGCAGCCTAAGATGATTCCAAAAGAAATAGTCAGAAGCCCGAATGGAGAGGTTCGCTGCTTCCAAACAATTAAAACGCCGCTGCTGTCTCCAGATGGTCAAGCCCGCCACATTCTCGCTGTTTGCAACGATATCACAGAGCGCCAGCAAACTGAAAAAGCACTGCAAGAGTCAAAGCAGATGCTGCAATTGGTGATGGATAATATTCCCCAGTTAATTTTCTGGAAAGATAGAAATTCTGTTTATTTGGGTTGCAACCGTAACTTTGCACGAGCTGCCGGTGTTAGTACGCCTGAAGAGATTGTCGGCAAAACAGATTACGATTTGGCCTGGAAAAAAGAGGAATCTGACTGGTTCCGCGAGTGCGATGCGCGTGTGATGGAGACAGATACGCCCGAATTTCATATCATCGAAACCCAGCGTCAAGCGGATGGCAAAGAATCTTGGGCAGATACGAATAAAATTCCCCTGCATGACAGTGCCGGCAATGTTGTGGGAATTATCGGCACTTATGAGGACGTTACGCTTATTAAACAGGCAGAAGAAGCGCTGCAAAAAGTCAACCAAGCGTTAGAAATGCGAGTGCAAGAGCGCACAGCAGAGTTGAGCGAGGCGAACGAACAATTAAGAAGGGAAATTGCCGAAAAATTGCAGGTGGAAGAGGCACTGCGAGAATCAGAAGATCGCTTTCGTAATTTGATTGAAACAACCAGCGACTGGGTGTGGGAAATCGATGAAAATGCTGTCTACACATACGCTAGTCCCAAAGTGCGCGATTTGTTGGGCTACGAACCTGAAGAAGTCTTGGGTAAAACACCTTTTGACTTGATGGCTTCAGAAGAGGCTTTTCGCGTTTCTACGATTCTTGGGCCGATGGTTGCAACTCAACAGCCCTTAGTCTGTGTGGAAAACACAAACATTCACAAAGATGGCCGGCAGGTTATTCTTGAAACCAGTGGAGCGCCGGTTTTTGATGCAGATGGGGTATTCCGGGGTTATCGCGGTATGGCTCGCGATATTACCGACCGCAAACAGGCAGAGGCGGCGCTGCGAGAAAGCGAGGAACGCTATCGGTTGATGGCAGATCATGCGACTGATATGATTGGCCGGCATACCCCAGAGGGCGTTTATCTCTACACCTCGCCGGCGTGCCGCACGTTGCTAGGATATGAGCCAGATGAACTGGTGGGACACTCGGCTTATGAGTTTTTCCATCCAGAAGATGTGCCGGTGATCCAAACGTGCCAATCCAACATCCTAGAGCAGCCGGACACCTATACCGTCACCTATCGCATCCGCCGCAAAGATAACCGTTACATTTGGTTTGAATCCACCGGCAGGAGCGTCCGCAACCCAGACACCGATGAGGTTGAGGCACTCGTAACCGTTTCTCGCAATGTCACCGAACGCAAGGAAGCGGAAGAGGCGCTGCGTGAGGGTGAGTTGCGGCTGCGTCTGGCGCTTAATGCTGCCCAAATGGGCGCTTGGGACTGGGATATTGAAGCGGGCAAGATCACTTGGTCCCAGAAAACCGAATCAATTTTCGGCTTTGCCCGTGGCGCATTTTCTGGAACTTGGGAGGCTTATTTCCATCGTATCCATCCGGAGGATCGCCAGTATCTGAGTGAGGCGATTTCTCGCAGTTTGGAGGAAGGAAAATCCTATGATGTCGAACATCGCATCCTCTGGCCAGATGGCAGCGTCCACTGGGTTGCCGCGAAGGGTTACGTCCTGCGTCACCCCACAGGCCGGCCTCTGGGAATGAGCGGTGTCGTAATGGACATTACCGAGCGTAAGCAGGCTGAGGAGGCGCTACAGCGACAGTTAGCTGCCGTGGAAGCGGCAATGGATGGCATCGCTATTCTCAATTCTGAAAGTCAATATATCTACCTGAATGAGGCTCACGTCAAAATATTTGGATATGACAGGGCGAGTGAACTAGCCGGCAAAACTTGGCAACAAGTGTATTACCCAGACGAAATTCAGCGATTCGAGAGCGATATTTTACCCGGACTTTGGCAAAAGGGAAGTTGGCAAGGAGAAGCAACGGGCAAAAAACGGGATGGCACGACATTTTTAGCAGACGTTTCGCTGACTGTGATTGCAGATGGTGGGTTAATCTGTGTCTGTCGCGACATTAGCGAACGTAAGCAGGTGGAGGAGATATTAAAAGTGCAGGAACGGGCAATTGCAGCCAGCAGCAATGGAATTGCGATTTCCGATGCCAGATTACCGGATATGCCGTTGATTTATGTTAATCCTGCTTTCGAGCGTATGACGGGTTACAGCGCAGCAGAAGTGATTGGACAAAACTGCCGGTTTCTGCAAGGCAACGAGACTGATCAAGTGGGGTTAAAACAACTGCGGCGTGCGCTTAAAGAAGGGAAAGAGTGCAGCGTCGTTTTACGCAACTACCGCAAAGATGGATCTTTATTTTGGAATGAGTTAAATCTTGCGCCTATTTACGATGATCGCGGCACTCTCACTCACTTTATTGGCATTGAAACAGACATCACTGAACGCAAGCAAGCAGAGGAGGCGCTAAAGGCTGCAAAGGATCAATTGCGTGCGGTTTTAGATGCTGTGCCGGGATTTGTTTCTTGGATAAGTTCAGATTTACAATATCTCGGCGTAAACCGGCATCTGGCTGCTTATTTCAATGTGTCTCCAGAAGCGTTTGCCGGCCAAGAACTCGGCTTTTTTGAAGGTGGCTTGGAATTTGGTGAATTTATGCGTGAGTTTTTTGCCGGTTCTAAGCTAGCCGCCAACCAAGTGATTGACGCACAAGTCAATGGGAGCCGGCAAAGTTACCTGATCGCCGCTCAGAAATACCAGGAAGGTGCCGCTGCTGTCTCGGTGGCGATTGATATTACTGAACGCCAACAGGCACAGGAGCAACTAAAAGCTTCCCTAAAAGAGAAAGAGGTGCTGCTTAAAGAAATTCACCACCGCGTTAAAAACAATTTGCAAATTATTTCCAGTCTGCTTAAGCTGCAATCGTCATACCTTAAGGACCCTGAGGCGCAGGCGCTGTTTAAGGACAGCTACAACCGGGTTCGTTCAATGGCGCTCATTCATGAAAAATTGTATCGCTCCTCAGATTTGGCTAAAATTGATTTGGCCGACTACATCCGCAACCTGCTAGGAAATTTATTTAGTTCCTATGGGATTTCTTCCCAGGCGATTGAGTTGAAATTAAAAGTGGATAATATCTCCCTTGATGTTGATACAGCAATTCCTTGCGGTTTAATTATTAATGAATTAGTTTCTAATTCAATTAAATACGCATTTACCTCCGATCTCGGTGGGAAAATTTGTGTTGAATTTTCCTTGAACAAAGCAAATGACTATATTTTACTGGTCAGCGATAATGGAGTCGGGTTGCCTTCAGATTTTGATTTAGAGCAAACCGATTCCCTAGGGTTACAGTTAGTTTTTAATTTAGCTGAGCAGTTGGGAGGAACCATTAATTTAAAGACTGACCGTGGGACTGAATTTCAAATTCAGTTTGGAAAACATTAA
- a CDS encoding ATP-binding protein — MTKASIIIVEDERIIALDLKNSLKNLGYAVNAIVSSGEKAIEKVAEIHPDLVLMDIMLQGNMDGVEAAEVIRTLYQVPVVFLTSHTDETTLEKAKKTQPFGYIVKPFEERDLHTTLEIALARAKAEAEVRKALEKEKELNELKSRFVSMVSHEFRTPMSTILFSATLLENYGDRWTEEKKVTHLHRIQTAIKQMAEMLDSILVIGQADAGKLEFNPTCVDLKKFCRELLEEIQLITAHQHSIDWICQGDCTQAEMDEKLLRHIINNLLSNAIKYSPSKSPIKFKLTCENDQAVFYIEDKGIGITPEDQKRLFETFHRGTNVGMISGTGLGLAIVKRAVDLHRGEISCQSEVGAGTAFTVTLPMRNHV, encoded by the coding sequence ATGACTAAGGCAAGTATTATTATCGTCGAAGACGAGAGAATTATTGCTCTTGATTTAAAGAATAGTTTAAAGAATTTGGGATATGCGGTAAATGCAATTGTTTCCTCTGGAGAAAAAGCGATAGAGAAAGTTGCAGAAATTCATCCAGATTTAGTGTTGATGGATATTATGCTGCAAGGAAATATGGATGGCGTGGAAGCGGCTGAAGTGATTCGCACCCTCTATCAGGTTCCCGTGGTATTTTTAACCTCGCATACGGATGAAACAACTTTAGAAAAAGCCAAAAAAACTCAACCTTTTGGCTATATCGTCAAGCCTTTTGAGGAAAGAGATTTACACACCACTTTGGAGATTGCTTTGGCAAGAGCCAAGGCGGAAGCCGAAGTTCGTAAAGCGTTGGAAAAAGAAAAAGAACTGAATGAGCTGAAGTCTCGCTTTGTTTCGATGGTTTCCCATGAGTTTCGCACTCCCATGTCTACGATTCTTTTTTCCGCGACTTTATTAGAAAACTATGGAGATCGATGGACAGAGGAGAAAAAAGTTACGCATTTACATCGAATTCAAACCGCTATCAAACAGATGGCTGAAATGTTAGATTCCATTTTGGTGATTGGTCAAGCGGATGCCGGCAAATTAGAATTTAACCCAACTTGTGTAGATTTAAAAAAATTTTGCCGAGAACTTCTGGAAGAAATTCAGCTCATTACGGCTCATCAGCACTCCATTGATTGGATTTGTCAAGGCGACTGTACTCAAGCCGAAATGGATGAAAAACTACTGCGGCACATTATCAATAATTTGCTTTCTAATGCTATTAAATATTCTCCCTCAAAAAGCCCCATTAAGTTTAAACTCACCTGTGAGAATGATCAAGCAGTTTTTTACATTGAAGACAAAGGGATCGGCATTACCCCAGAAGATCAAAAACGTCTATTCGAGACTTTCCATCGAGGAACAAACGTCGGTATGATTTCTGGAACCGGCCTGGGATTGGCCATTGTTAAAAGAGCTGTGGACTTGCACCGTGGGGAGATATCGTGTCAAAGTGAAGTGGGAGCCGGCACTGCATTTACGGTGACGCTGCCAATGAGAAACCATGTTTAG
- a CDS encoding response regulator, whose amino-acid sequence MKKILVIEDEEAVRANILELLDAENFAALEASNGLLGIQLAQEHLPDLIICDIMMPNLDGYAVLAALRSEPVTATIPLIFLTAKDDRSSTRKGMELGADDYLTKPCTSNELLKAISIRLEKHAAYKQQYTTERERAKGLQQRVRELQQMNTTAEDLLQSLSQELRDPLSNITMAIQMLKISPTEEARTRYLKILQEECAREIAIINQLANLQDLLTHENAKLFSRINFIRTFNLNSNFKE is encoded by the coding sequence ATGAAAAAAATATTAGTTATTGAAGACGAAGAAGCAGTCCGCGCTAACATTTTAGAACTGCTGGATGCAGAAAATTTTGCAGCGCTTGAGGCAAGTAATGGCCTTCTAGGCATTCAGTTAGCTCAAGAACATCTGCCCGATTTAATTATTTGCGATATTATGATGCCAAACCTTGATGGTTACGCCGTGCTGGCTGCCTTAAGAAGTGAGCCGGTGACGGCTACAATTCCCTTAATTTTTCTAACAGCAAAAGATGATAGAAGTTCTACGCGAAAGGGAATGGAATTAGGAGCAGACGATTATTTAACGAAACCCTGTACCTCGAATGAATTGCTCAAAGCGATTTCAATTCGGCTAGAAAAACACGCTGCCTATAAGCAACAATACACGACTGAGCGCGAGCGAGCCAAAGGACTACAGCAAAGAGTGCGAGAGCTTCAGCAGATGAACACCACCGCAGAAGATTTGCTCCAAAGCCTTTCTCAGGAGTTGCGCGATCCGCTGTCGAATATCACAATGGCAATTCAGATGCTAAAAATTTCTCCAACTGAAGAAGCTCGCACCCGCTATCTCAAAATTTTACAAGAAGAGTGCGCCCGCGAAATCGCCATCATTAATCAGCTTGCTAACTTGCAAGATTTGCTCACGCATGAAAATGCTAAACTGTTTAGTCGAATAAATTTTATCAGAACTTTTAATCTCAATTCAAATTTCAAAGAATAG